One genomic region from Bradyrhizobium icense encodes:
- a CDS encoding tetratricopeptide repeat protein — MAVTDCNALPCASRFTAVPIALLAIVLTLPLGGCSFDLGSWGSDREKPQAVEQKPTGTISGQSVSDAQGHAARGLALAKSGKTEEALAEFDRALALDPYNVPALYGRGLIYQADKQHEHAIADFTAANGLTPQQVEPLLARATSYLAIDRAKEAASDLDEAVQADPNSAQAWSARGVTYERLGDKAKAFTSYGRALALRPKDEAARSGLARTGG; from the coding sequence ATGGCCGTTACGGATTGCAACGCCCTTCCCTGCGCTTCGCGCTTCACGGCCGTCCCCATCGCGCTGCTAGCGATCGTTCTCACCCTTCCTCTCGGCGGTTGTTCATTCGATCTGGGATCGTGGGGATCGGACAGGGAAAAGCCCCAGGCCGTCGAGCAGAAGCCGACCGGCACGATCAGCGGACAAAGCGTCAGCGATGCCCAAGGCCACGCTGCGCGCGGCCTGGCGCTCGCCAAATCCGGCAAGACCGAGGAAGCGCTCGCGGAATTCGACCGCGCGCTGGCACTCGATCCCTACAACGTGCCGGCCCTGTACGGCCGCGGCCTGATCTACCAGGCCGACAAGCAGCATGAGCACGCGATTGCGGATTTCACCGCGGCCAATGGCCTGACGCCGCAACAGGTCGAGCCGCTGCTGGCGCGGGCGACCAGCTACCTCGCTATCGACAGGGCGAAGGAAGCCGCTTCCGATCTCGACGAAGCGGTACAGGCCGATCCCAACAGCGCGCAAGCCTGGTCGGCGCGCGGCGTCACCTATGAGCGCCTGGGCGACAAGGCCAAGGCGTTCACATCCTACGGCCGCGCGCTCGCGCTCCGGCCCAAGGACGAAGCCGCGCGAAGCGGACTTGCGCGAACCGGCGGCTAG
- the rpsU gene encoding 30S ribosomal protein S21, giving the protein MQVLVRDNNVDQALKALKKKMQREGIFREMKLRGHYEKPSEKKAREKAEAVRRARKLARKKLQREGLLPMKPKPVFGAGPGGDRGGAGGRGPGAGPRGPR; this is encoded by the coding sequence GTGCAGGTTCTCGTCCGCGATAACAATGTCGATCAAGCCCTCAAGGCGCTGAAGAAGAAGATGCAGCGCGAGGGTATCTTCCGCGAGATGAAGCTTCGCGGCCACTACGAAAAGCCGTCCGAGAAGAAGGCCCGTGAAAAGGCCGAAGCCGTGCGCCGCGCGCGCAAGCTGGCCCGCAAGAAGCTGCAGCGTGAAGGCTTGCTGCCGATGAAGCCCAAGCCGGTGTTCGGCGCCGGTCCCGGTGGCGACCGTGGTGGCGCTGGCGGCCGTGGGCCGGGTGCAGGTCCGCGCGGACCGCGCTGA
- the aqpZ gene encoding aquaporin Z gives MNTKKYTAEAIGTFWLTFAGCGSAVIAAGFPEVGIGLVGVSLAFGLSVVTMAYAIGHISGCHLNPAVTIGLAAGGRFPAQQIVPYVIAQVIGAVAAAALLYVIASGAPGFDLAKGFASNGYDAHSPGQYSMVACFITEVVMTMMFLFIIMGATHGKAPAGFAPLAIGLALVMIHLVSIPVTNTSVNPARSTGPALFVGGWALAQLWLFWVAPLIGGALGGVIYRWLSEEPAGVVEGLKTA, from the coding sequence ATGAATACCAAAAAATATACCGCTGAAGCGATCGGCACATTTTGGCTCACTTTTGCGGGATGCGGCAGCGCGGTCATCGCCGCCGGCTTTCCGGAGGTTGGAATCGGCCTGGTCGGTGTCTCCTTGGCATTCGGCTTGAGCGTCGTGACCATGGCTTATGCGATCGGCCACATCTCGGGCTGCCATCTCAATCCCGCCGTTACGATCGGCCTCGCGGCCGGCGGACGGTTTCCGGCGCAGCAGATCGTTCCTTACGTGATCGCTCAGGTGATCGGTGCTGTGGCTGCCGCGGCGCTGCTCTATGTGATCGCAAGCGGCGCGCCCGGCTTCGATCTGGCCAAGGGCTTTGCCTCTAACGGCTATGACGCGCATTCGCCCGGTCAGTACAGCATGGTGGCGTGCTTCATCACCGAGGTGGTGATGACCATGATGTTCCTGTTCATCATCATGGGCGCTACCCACGGCAAGGCGCCTGCGGGCTTTGCGCCGCTGGCGATTGGATTGGCGCTGGTGATGATCCATCTCGTCAGCATCCCCGTCACCAACACGTCGGTGAATCCCGCGCGCAGCACCGGGCCCGCGCTGTTCGTCGGAGGCTGGGCGCTGGCGCAGCTTTGGCTGTTCTGGGTTGCGCCCTTGATCGGCGGTGCGCTCGGCGGCGTGATCTATCGCTGGCTCAGCGAGGAGCCCGCCGGCGTCGTGGAAGGCTTGAAGACGGCCTGA
- a CDS encoding 5-(carboxyamino)imidazole ribonucleotide synthase, with product MTASGKVKLKPGDTIGILGGGQLGRMLAIAAARLGLKCQVFSPDPDSPAFDVVLNATCAEYADVEALELFANDVDVITYEFENVPAATAMVLAARRPVLPAQKILETTQDRLIEKDFVKRLGIDTADYADVSSLESLQAAIARIGLPAVIKTRRFGYDGKGQAIVREGDDPAQVWEDLGTKSAILEAFVPFEREISVIAARSVDGHVECYDVTENEHRDHILKFSRVPAAISDELAAQARAVAEKIAHALDYVGVLGVELFVVAGNGGPHVMVNEIAPRVHNSGHWTLDGASVSQFEQHIRAIAGWPLGKPVRHGQVTMTNLIGDDILDYEQWLTVPGATVHLYGKGAPRPGRKMGHVTEVAPASKK from the coding sequence GTGACGGCTTCAGGCAAGGTGAAGTTGAAGCCGGGCGACACCATCGGAATTCTCGGCGGCGGACAACTCGGCCGGATGCTGGCCATAGCGGCGGCGCGCCTCGGCCTCAAATGCCAGGTGTTTTCGCCGGACCCGGACTCGCCCGCGTTCGACGTCGTGCTGAACGCAACCTGCGCCGAATATGCCGACGTCGAGGCGCTGGAGTTGTTCGCCAACGATGTCGACGTCATCACCTATGAATTCGAGAACGTGCCGGCCGCCACCGCCATGGTGCTGGCTGCGCGCCGTCCGGTATTGCCGGCGCAGAAAATCCTCGAAACCACGCAGGACCGGCTGATCGAAAAGGATTTCGTCAAGCGGCTCGGCATCGACACCGCCGATTACGCCGACGTGTCGTCACTGGAAAGCCTGCAGGCCGCTATTGCGCGCATCGGCCTTCCCGCCGTGATCAAGACCCGCCGCTTCGGCTATGACGGCAAGGGCCAGGCGATCGTTCGCGAGGGCGACGATCCCGCTCAGGTCTGGGAAGACCTCGGCACCAAATCCGCGATCCTCGAAGCCTTCGTTCCCTTCGAGCGAGAGATTTCCGTGATCGCCGCGCGCTCGGTGGACGGCCATGTCGAATGCTACGATGTCACCGAAAACGAGCACCGCGATCACATCCTGAAATTCTCGCGTGTGCCCGCCGCGATATCGGATGAGCTGGCTGCACAGGCGCGAGCCGTTGCCGAGAAGATCGCCCATGCGCTCGACTATGTCGGCGTGCTCGGAGTCGAGTTGTTCGTCGTTGCCGGGAACGGCGGACCGCACGTGATGGTCAACGAGATCGCGCCGCGGGTGCATAATTCCGGGCACTGGACGCTGGATGGCGCCTCGGTCTCGCAATTCGAGCAGCACATCCGGGCGATAGCCGGCTGGCCGCTCGGCAAGCCGGTTCGCCACGGCCAGGTCACCATGACCAACCTGATCGGCGACGATATCCTCGACTACGAGCAATGGTTGACGGTTCCCGGCGCCACGGTTCATCTCTACGGCAAGGGCGCACCGCGGCCGGGCCGCAAGATGGGCCACGTCACCGAGGTGGCACCGGCCAGCAAGAAGTAG
- the purE gene encoding 5-(carboxyamino)imidazole ribonucleotide mutase, which translates to MTAPIAIIMGSQSDWETMRHAAETLAALGIDCEKRIVSAHRTPDRLFAFAKGAKAQGFKVVIAGAGGAAHLPGMTAALTELPVFGVPVESKALSGVDSLYSIVQMPAGVPVGTLAIGKAGAINAALLAASVLALNDTALAARLAAWRKQQTDAVKERPEGSA; encoded by the coding sequence ATGACCGCACCGATCGCCATCATTATGGGCAGCCAGTCCGACTGGGAGACCATGCGCCACGCGGCCGAGACGCTGGCGGCGCTCGGGATCGACTGCGAAAAGCGCATCGTCTCGGCCCACCGGACCCCGGACCGGCTGTTTGCCTTCGCCAAGGGCGCCAAAGCCCAAGGTTTCAAGGTTGTCATTGCCGGCGCAGGCGGCGCGGCGCACCTGCCCGGCATGACTGCGGCGCTGACGGAACTGCCCGTGTTCGGCGTTCCCGTCGAATCCAAGGCGCTGTCGGGGGTCGATTCGCTCTACTCGATCGTGCAGATGCCGGCCGGCGTTCCGGTCGGAACGCTGGCGATCGGCAAGGCCGGGGCCATCAACGCCGCCCTGCTCGCGGCCAGCGTGCTCGCGCTGAACGATACCGCCCTCGCCGCGCGGCTCGCTGCCTGGCGCAAGCAGCAGACGGACGCCGTCAAGGAGCGCCCGGAGGGTTCGGCGTGA
- a CDS encoding GGDEF domain-containing protein produces MKKKTRATASRAGKRPKSAASGRKSAPRRSPPAASRPPAASNETKATIRRLKAQLAQTQAQIEELQASADTDFLLGIPNRRGFERELNRAIAYMKRYRASGALVVLDVDRLKPINDAFGHAAGDQVLKAIVAALLAQVRASDVVGRLGGDEFALLLWNLSETDARAKAAALEEAIDRLSFVFDGHTISAGASAGVSVLDTHSEAGRALEAADSAMYVRKALRRHEAS; encoded by the coding sequence ATGAAGAAGAAAACCAGGGCGACCGCCTCCAGGGCCGGAAAACGCCCCAAAAGTGCGGCTTCCGGGCGAAAATCCGCACCGCGGCGCTCGCCGCCAGCGGCATCCCGGCCGCCGGCAGCGTCCAACGAAACCAAGGCGACGATTCGCCGGCTGAAGGCGCAACTGGCCCAGACTCAGGCGCAGATCGAGGAACTTCAGGCCTCCGCCGATACCGACTTCCTGCTGGGCATTCCGAACCGGCGCGGTTTCGAGCGCGAGCTCAATCGTGCGATTGCCTACATGAAACGCTATCGCGCCTCTGGTGCCCTGGTCGTGCTCGACGTCGATCGCTTGAAGCCGATCAATGACGCCTTCGGTCACGCCGCAGGCGATCAGGTGCTCAAGGCCATCGTCGCGGCGCTGCTGGCGCAAGTGCGCGCTTCCGACGTAGTCGGCCGGCTCGGCGGCGACGAGTTCGCGCTGCTGCTGTGGAATCTCAGTGAGACCGACGCCAGGGCCAAGGCGGCGGCGCTGGAGGAGGCGATCGATCGCCTCAGCTTCGTGTTCGATGGCCACACCATCAGCGCGGGCGCCTCCGCGGGCGTCTCCGTTCTCGATACCCACTCCGAAGCCGGTCGCGCGCTGGAAGCGGCCGATAGCGCCATGTACGTGCGCAAGGCGCTGCGGCGGCATGAGGCGTCGTGA
- a CDS encoding YdcH family protein, translating into MTDDDERELETELARLQQEHRDLDAAIDALHQSPAPDLLRLQRLKKRKLQLRDRIAFIEDQITPDIIA; encoded by the coding sequence ATGACCGACGATGATGAGCGCGAGCTTGAAACCGAGCTCGCCAGGCTGCAGCAGGAGCATCGCGATCTCGATGCGGCGATCGACGCGCTGCATCAGTCGCCGGCGCCGGACTTGTTGCGGCTGCAGCGGCTGAAGAAGCGCAAGCTGCAATTGCGCGACCGCATCGCCTTCATCGAAGACCAGATCACGCCCGACATCATCGCCTGA
- a CDS encoding YdcH family protein, which translates to MALQAHLVELERKHKILENELHEALVHLSTDDLQIVELKRRKLMVKDQIERLKQTADETLH; encoded by the coding sequence ATGGCACTACAGGCGCATCTTGTTGAACTTGAACGTAAACACAAGATTCTCGAGAATGAATTGCACGAAGCGCTCGTGCACCTTTCCACAGACGACCTGCAAATTGTCGAGTTGAAGCGCCGCAAGTTGATGGTCAAGGATCAGATCGAGCGGTTGAAGCAAACCGCCGACGAAACCCTCCACTAG
- a CDS encoding NAD(P)/FAD-dependent oxidoreductase, with amino-acid sequence MDKVDCVVIGAGVVGLAIARRLAQAGREVIVLEAAEGIGTVTSSRNSEVIHAGIYYRAGSLMAQMCVSGKHALYQYCSDHGIPHRKCGKLIVATTPKETEKLQSIRAHAEANGVDDMQLLTGEAARELEPALSCDAALLSPSTGIIDSHAYMLALRGDAEEAGAAFAFHTPLLHAQANAGRIEIEAGGDAPITLACNLLVNSAGLSASAVARSIEGMPIEMIPCAYLAKGNYFSCGARAPFSRLIYPVPEPGGLGVHLTLDMAGQARFGPDVEWVESIDYAVDPARAERFYPAIRRYWPTLPDGALMPSYSGIRPKIVPPAVATQDFLIQGPADHGVAGLINLFGIESPGLTSSLAIADHVGALAEL; translated from the coding sequence ATGGACAAGGTCGATTGCGTCGTCATCGGAGCGGGGGTGGTCGGGCTCGCGATCGCGCGACGCCTGGCCCAGGCGGGCCGCGAGGTGATCGTGCTCGAGGCGGCCGAGGGCATCGGTACCGTCACCTCCTCGCGCAACAGCGAGGTGATTCATGCCGGCATCTATTACCGTGCCGGCAGCCTGATGGCGCAGATGTGCGTCAGCGGCAAGCACGCGCTCTACCAGTATTGCAGCGACCACGGCATTCCGCATCGCAAGTGCGGCAAGCTGATCGTGGCGACGACGCCGAAGGAGACCGAAAAGCTGCAATCGATCCGCGCGCATGCCGAGGCCAATGGCGTCGACGACATGCAGTTGCTGACGGGCGAAGCGGCGCGCGAGCTGGAGCCGGCGTTGAGTTGCGATGCGGCGCTGTTGTCGCCGTCCACCGGCATCATCGACAGCCACGCCTATATGCTGGCGCTGCGGGGCGATGCGGAAGAAGCCGGCGCTGCCTTCGCATTCCACACCCCGCTGCTGCACGCCCAAGCCAACGCCGGTCGTATCGAAATCGAAGCCGGCGGCGATGCGCCGATAACCCTTGCATGCAACCTGCTCGTCAATTCGGCGGGCTTGAGCGCGTCCGCGGTGGCGCGCAGCATCGAGGGTATGCCGATCGAAATGATTCCTTGCGCCTATCTCGCCAAGGGCAACTATTTTAGCTGCGGCGCGCGGGCTCCGTTTTCACGCCTGATCTATCCGGTGCCGGAGCCGGGTGGGCTCGGCGTGCACCTCACTCTCGACATGGCCGGTCAGGCACGCTTCGGCCCCGATGTCGAATGGGTCGAGAGCATCGACTATGCGGTGGATCCTGCCCGCGCCGAGCGTTTCTATCCCGCGATCCGGCGCTATTGGCCGACGCTGCCGGATGGCGCGCTGATGCCGAGCTATTCCGGAATCCGGCCGAAAATCGTGCCGCCGGCCGTCGCCACGCAGGATTTTCTGATCCAGGGTCCTGCCGATCACGGCGTCGCCGGATTGATCAACCTGTTCGGCATTGAATCGCCGGGACTGACGTCGTCGCTCGCGATCGCCGATCATGTCGGCGCGCTGGCGGAGCTGTGA
- a CDS encoding EAL and GGDEF domain-containing protein: MADSNRQAGRKNSIPAQALVCLLATAAPCGLAWGAGLSTGFAPASHIGEFDSTMVWEVLIGGIVVASFLAAIGIWILAALRRAKSAQLQRSAFISSALNNLNQGVMMTNAQNRVVFCNDRFLEMYGLSRTEISSSMTGRELLQLRRERGLLNLTVEEFGKLARRPEGVVTELPDGRSVLSKIFRLPNGGTIGTHEDCTEQRQLSRKLASTTKFLESVLDNVPVCVAAKNIEDGRYIFVNRAFERFSRFSRDHVIGKRADEIFTPETAKSIETADQAALSAPEGYQRGEYVVERGGDKRVLSSNRVVARNENNKPEFLIALFDDVTDRRSLSRELENTKKFLELVVDNIPVSLIVERVSDGRYLLANRSAETILNRRREDATGLTAADIFNPREAKLIIARDEAAIKKRGLLTEEHPISTKDGLRLFLTRRMTVLDEAGEPQYLIKTHEDVTDRRQTESRMAHMAYHDGLTDLPNRAAFLQALAQMIEACAGTDEEFAVLCVDLDGLKEINDVFGHATGDKLLIEVAGRIQACARGGVVARLSGDEFGLIIDGKQPEAGKALAEKLAQTMSDEFVIDGKSVRTGVTTGISVFPHNGSDAASLLANSGAALFRAKQKSRGSISIFEPEMDQQIRDRRVLHQDLSMAIRNGELSLYYQPQAAAGPTVGTSKVIGFEALARWIHPVRGFVSPGDFIPLAEESGLIVEMGVWILREACREAASWPVPMQIAVNLSPAQFMHGDVVSLVHSILLETGLAPDRLELEITEGVLIEDFDRGLALLRRLKALGVRISMDDFGSGYSSLSYLQAFPFDKIKIDRTFVMNLGRNPQSAAIVRAVIDLGHGLEMSIVAEGVETQEQLGFLADEGCDAVQGYFLGKPQPIGHYAALVGRSAANDVETERKLASA; this comes from the coding sequence ATGGCTGACAGCAACCGGCAGGCAGGACGGAAGAATTCGATTCCGGCGCAGGCCCTCGTCTGTCTGCTCGCCACCGCTGCGCCGTGCGGGCTGGCGTGGGGGGCTGGGCTCTCCACGGGCTTTGCCCCGGCGAGCCATATTGGCGAATTCGATTCCACCATGGTCTGGGAGGTCCTGATCGGCGGGATCGTCGTTGCCTCCTTCCTGGCCGCGATCGGCATCTGGATTTTGGCGGCATTGCGCAGGGCGAAGAGCGCCCAATTGCAGCGCAGCGCATTCATCAGCTCGGCGCTCAACAATCTCAACCAGGGCGTCATGATGACCAACGCGCAAAATCGCGTGGTCTTCTGCAACGACCGTTTCCTCGAAATGTACGGGCTGAGCCGCACCGAGATTTCGAGCAGCATGACCGGCCGCGAACTGCTTCAACTGCGGCGCGAGCGGGGACTGCTCAATCTTACAGTCGAGGAGTTCGGCAAGCTTGCCCGCCGCCCGGAAGGCGTCGTTACCGAACTGCCTGACGGTCGATCGGTATTATCGAAGATCTTCCGCCTGCCCAATGGTGGGACGATCGGAACGCATGAGGATTGCACCGAGCAACGCCAGCTCTCACGCAAACTGGCGTCGACCACCAAGTTCCTGGAATCGGTGCTCGACAACGTTCCAGTCTGCGTCGCCGCCAAGAACATCGAGGACGGCCGCTATATCTTCGTCAACCGCGCGTTCGAGCGCTTCTCGCGCTTCTCCCGCGATCATGTCATCGGCAAGCGCGCCGACGAGATCTTCACGCCCGAAACCGCAAAGAGCATCGAGACGGCGGACCAGGCGGCGCTGAGCGCGCCGGAAGGTTACCAGCGCGGCGAATACGTCGTCGAACGGGGCGGTGACAAACGCGTTCTTTCCTCCAACCGCGTGGTCGCGCGCAACGAGAACAACAAGCCGGAATTCCTGATCGCGCTGTTCGACGACGTCACCGACCGCCGGTCGCTGTCGCGCGAACTCGAAAACACCAAGAAATTCCTCGAACTGGTGGTCGACAACATTCCGGTGTCGCTGATCGTGGAGCGCGTCAGCGATGGACGCTACCTGCTCGCCAACCGCAGCGCCGAGACCATTCTCAATCGCCGCCGCGAGGATGCTACGGGCCTTACCGCCGCCGACATCTTCAATCCGCGCGAAGCCAAACTGATCATCGCGCGCGACGAGGCCGCGATCAAGAAGCGCGGCCTGCTCACCGAAGAGCACCCGATCTCCACCAAGGACGGGTTGCGGCTGTTCCTGACGCGCCGCATGACGGTGCTCGACGAGGCCGGCGAGCCGCAATATCTGATCAAGACCCATGAGGACGTCACCGATCGTCGCCAGACCGAGTCGCGGATGGCGCACATGGCCTACCACGACGGCCTGACGGATCTGCCGAACCGCGCCGCCTTCCTGCAGGCACTGGCCCAGATGATCGAGGCCTGCGCCGGCACGGACGAGGAATTCGCGGTGCTATGCGTCGACCTCGACGGCTTGAAGGAAATCAACGACGTGTTTGGCCACGCCACCGGCGACAAGCTCCTGATCGAGGTGGCGGGCCGGATCCAGGCCTGCGCCCGTGGCGGCGTGGTGGCCCGGCTTTCCGGCGACGAGTTCGGCCTGATCATCGACGGCAAGCAGCCGGAGGCGGGCAAGGCGCTTGCCGAAAAACTCGCGCAGACGATGTCGGACGAGTTCGTGATCGACGGCAAGTCGGTGCGGACCGGGGTGACGACCGGCATCTCGGTATTTCCGCATAATGGTTCGGACGCGGCTTCGCTGCTGGCCAATTCCGGCGCGGCGCTGTTCCGCGCCAAGCAGAAGTCGCGTGGCTCGATCAGTATTTTCGAACCGGAGATGGACCAACAGATCCGCGACCGCCGCGTGCTGCACCAGGATCTCTCGATGGCAATCAGGAACGGCGAATTGTCGCTGTACTACCAGCCGCAAGCCGCGGCGGGCCCGACGGTCGGCACCAGCAAGGTCATCGGCTTCGAGGCGCTGGCGCGCTGGATCCATCCGGTGCGCGGCTTCGTGTCGCCGGGCGATTTCATTCCGCTTGCGGAAGAAAGCGGCCTGATCGTCGAAATGGGCGTCTGGATCCTGCGCGAAGCCTGCCGGGAGGCTGCCTCTTGGCCGGTGCCGATGCAGATCGCCGTCAACCTGTCGCCGGCGCAGTTCATGCACGGCGATGTGGTCAGTCTGGTGCATTCGATCCTTCTTGAGACCGGCCTCGCGCCCGACCGGCTCGAGCTCGAAATCACCGAAGGCGTACTGATCGAGGATTTCGACCGCGGTCTGGCGCTGCTGCGGCGGCTGAAGGCGCTCGGGGTGCGGATCTCGATGGACGATTTCGGTTCCGGTTACTCCTCGCTGAGCTATCTGCAGGCGTTCCCGTTCGACAAGATCAAGATCGACCGCACCTTCGTCATGAATCTCGGGCGCAATCCGCAGTCCGCGGCGATCGTTCGCGCCGTCATCGATCTCGGCCATGGCCTCGAAATGTCGATCGTCGCCGAAGGCGTGGAGACCCAGGAACAGCTCGGCTTCCTCGCGGACGAGGGCTGCGACGCGGTGCAGGGCTATTTCCTCGGCAAGCCCCAGCCGATCGGGCACTACGCCGCGCTGGTCGGCCGCAGCGCCGCAAACGACGTCGAGACCGAGCGTAAACTCGCCAGCGCCTGA